The following are encoded together in the Lathyrus oleraceus cultivar Zhongwan6 chromosome 3, CAAS_Psat_ZW6_1.0, whole genome shotgun sequence genome:
- the LOC127125698 gene encoding glucomannan 4-beta-mannosyltransferase 9, with the protein MDRFSSTTTTIPFAFHGAKDDITMQFSLIWTQIKAPLIVPLLRISVFLCLIMSVMMVIERVYMGIVISLVKLFGRKPEKRYKWEPIKDDIELGNSCYPMVLVQIPMYNEREVYQLSIGAACGLSWPSDRIIIQVLDDSTDPTIKELVQVECQRWANKGVNIKYEVRDNRNGYKAGALKEGMKHSYVKQCDFVAIFDADFQPESNFLWRTVPFLVHNSELALIQARWKFVNADECLMTRMQEMSLDYHFTVEQEVGSSTYAFFGFNGTAGVWRISAMNEAGGWKDRTTVEDMDLAVRASLKGWKFLYLSNLQVKNELPSTFKAYRYQQHRWSCGPANLFRKMVMEIIKNKKVSLWKKIHVIYNFFFVRKVVAHINTFVFYCIVLPATVLVPEVVVPKWGAVYIPSVITLLNAVGTPRSLHLLVFWILFENVMSLHRTKATIVGLLETSRVNEWIVTEKLGDALKVKAGTKALKKPRFRIEDRIHLLELGVGMYLFFIGCYDVMFGKNHFFIFLFIQALAFFIMAFGYVGTFIPNS; encoded by the exons ATGGATCGTTTTTCTTCTACTACTACTACTATCCCTTTTGCTTTTCATGGAGCTAAAGATGACATCACCATGCAATTCTCTTTGATTTGGACTCAAATCAAAGCACCATTGATAGTTCCATTATTGAGAATATCAGTGTTTTTGTGTTTGATAATGTCAGTGATGATGGTTATTGAGAGGGTTTATATGGGCATTGTCATTTCTCTTGTGAAACTATTTGGAAGAAAACCTGAAAAACGTTACAAATGGGAACCTATTAAGGATGATATTGAGTTGGGAAACTCTTGTTATCCAATGGTTCTTGTTCAAATCCCTATGTACAATGAAAGAGAG GTTTATCAATTGTCAATTGGAGCTGCATGTGGTCTCTCTTGGCCTTCTGATAGGATCATTATACAAGTTCTTGATGACTCCACTGATCCAACAATCAAG GAGTTGGTACAAGTAGAATGCCAAAGATGGGCAAACAAGGGTGTGAATATAAAGTATGAGGTTAGAGACAATAGAAATGGATACAAAGCAGGAGCACTAAAAGAAGGAATGAAACATAGCTATGTGAAACAATGTGATTTTGTTGCAATATTTGATGCTGATTTTCAACCAGAGTCTAATTTCTTATGGCGCACAGTGCCATTTTTGGTGCATAATTCTGAACTTGCCCTTATTCAAGCTCGTTGGAAATTTG TGAATGCAGATGAATGTTTAATGACCAGAATGCAAGAGATGTCACTAGATTACCATTTTACCGTTGAACAAGAAGTTGGCTCTTCCACTTATGCCTTTTTTGGCTTCAATG GGACTGCGGGAGTATGGAGAATTTCAGCTATGAATGAGGCTGGTGGATGGAAGGATAGAACCACAGTTGAAGACATGGACTTGGCAGTTCGAGCTAGTCTCAAAGGATGGAAATTCTTATACTTATCAAACTTGCAGGTGAAAAACGAATTGCCGAGTACTTTCAAAGCCTACCGTTACCAGCAGCATCGTTGGTCGTGTGGACCTGCAAATCTTTTCAGGAAAATGGTCATGGAGATTATCAAAAACAAG AAAGTATCGCTGTGGAAGAAGATACATGTAATTTACAACTTCTTCTTTGTTAGAAAAGTTGTAGCACACATCAATACGTTTGTGTTTTATTGCATTGTACTACCTGCGACAGTTTTGGTACCGGAAGTGGTGGTTCCGAAATGGGGTGCTGTTTATATCCCTTCGGTTATTACTCTTCTCAATGCTGTTGGAACTCCAAG GTCACTCCATTTACTCGTCTTTTGGATTCTTTTTGAGAATGTCATGTCGCTACATAGAACGAAAGCAACTATAGTTGGTCTATTGGAGACTAGTCGAGTGAATGAATGGATTGTCACTGAGAAGCTCGGAGACGCTCTCAAGGTTAAAGCAGGAACGAAAGCACTCAAGAAGCCTCGATTCAGAATTGAAGACAG GATTCACTTGTTAGAACTCGGTGTTGGAATGTACCTCTTCTTTATCGGCTGCTACGACGTTATGTTCGGGAAAAACCACTTCTTCATCTTTCTCTTTATCCAAGCATTAGCCTTCTTCATCATGGCATTTGGATATGTTGGAACCTTCATTCCCAACTCATAG